ggggacagggatgtcaCTGTACAGGatgcatggggacagggatgtcaCCATGCAGGGACACATGGGGATGGATCCCACCTTGTAGGaacacatggggacagggatgtcaCCACTCAGGgacacatggggacagggatgtcaCCATGCAGGGACACATGGGGATGGATCCCACCTTGTAGGaacacatggggacagggatgtcaCCACACAGGGACACATGGGGACATAGACCCATGTTGTCCCCAAGTGCATCCCCAGGcatgggggagggggtggaacATGACACACCCCCCCATGGTGTCCCTGGCATGTCCTGGTGTGTCCTGGCGTGTCCTGGCGTGTCCCGTGTGCCAGCCCCGGTGTGAATCACCAGGCGCCTGACGTCAAGGcctggggggaaggaaggaacccccccccccggcagcagagctgggggggtcagggggACCCCCGCAACCCGGCATGGCTGGCACGGGCCCCCCATGGGATCTGGCAGGGCGGGGACCCCCAGactgggcagggacccccaaaCTGGGTAGGGACCCTCCAAGCTGGGCAGGCACCCCCAGAATGGGCAGAGATACCTCCAGAATGGGaagtgccccccccccccccccccttgaactgggcagggaccccccaaACTGGGCAGAGACACCCCCGCCCAACTGGGAAAAGATGCCCCCAGactgggcagggacaccccctccccaggactGGGCAGGGACTCCCCAAACTGGGCAGGGACTCCCCAAACTGGGCAGGGAGCTCCCAAACTAGGAAAAGATGCCCCCAGAGAAGAGACATCTCCCCCCCTGGCTGGATAGAGACGCCCCAAAGGTGGGCAGAGATCTGCCCCCAACTGGAAAAGGACCCTTAAAGTGGGCAGAGACCCCCCCCCAAACCGGGAAAGGACCCCCAAATTGGGCAAGGACCCCCGAACTGGGAAAGGACCCCCGAACTGGGCAAGGACCGCCCAAACTGAGCAGAATGGCTCCTCCTGGCGGCCACCAGTGGAACTGCAGGCGCTAGGGGCGTGGCCCTTTCTTAACCATGGCAGCAAGTCCCGCCCGTTTTTCCAGTTGATTGGCAGGTGGGTGGGCCAATGGGGAGAACGCTCCCACCAAATTCCATGTTCCCAGGGGTCTCCTCTCCCCCACGTCCCCCCCGACCCACAGCCCCACATGCTGAAGGGTCTCTGATGGGGGAAGGGGCTCCATGTCCTCAGGGACCCCCCACCCAAGGGCTCCACATCCCCAGAAGCTCCATGGATTCATCACGCTGGTGCTCCTTGTCCCCCAGGGTGCCCGAGCCACGTCCCTGAAGACCCTCAAGCCATGGCTCTAAAGACCCCCGAGATACAGCCCTGAAGACCTTCAAGCCACAGCCCCAAAGGACCCTTAAACCGCATCCCTGAAGACCCTCAACCTACATCCCTCCATGACCCTCAAGCCCCATCCCCCCAAAGGACCTAGTCAAACACctctccccccagcagccccccaacCCATTTCCCCCCCAGGACCCTTTGGTGACCGcatgcccccctcccccccccccaaaaaaaaaaaaaaaaagaagagccGTGGAGCCGATCCAAAGCTGCTTTATTGGCCACATTGGGATGGGTGGAGCGCAGACATGGGAGGGGGGCACCGAGCTGCCCCCAGAACAGTCACAAATACAGCACAGgcaataataattaataataataattaataataataaaaaattaaacatctcccgggggctggcagccccacgcaacaaaaatatatatatatataatatagaGAGAGGACAGAGTCAACGCTGGCAAAGCTTGgtcacgggggggggggaggggaacacGGCGCAGGGTTGGGGGTGCCAGAGTCACCAGCAGGACCCgtgcagggaggggggaggggggagaggtgGTCACAGTTGGGTGGGGGACAAGCAGGCTGGGAGCCCACCCACCATTGTGGGTGCTGGAggtgttggggggggtgggaggggagggggggcatCTCCCTATGACCTGGCATCAGCGGTGGGGTTGGGACCCCCAAGGGAATGGGGGTATGGAGCATGAAGaccatggggggtgggggtggagatGGCACATGGTGCACACAGATCCCCCCCAGGGTGATGGAGTTTGGATGGAAGCATCTCCAAGGGGTTGGAGATGCTGCAGGGACCCCCATGGACTGGTGCAGCGGTGGCACAGGCACCTCGAAGGTGATGAAGTTGCCACAGGGACTCTCCCAAGGGAGATGGAGATGTGGCACCAACATCTCCAGGGTGAAGGACATGCCCCATGGACACCCTCCTCAGGGTGATGGAGATGACACAGACATCTCCAGTGTAACAGAAATGACACAGGGACCTTCCCGGGGTGAGGGACATACAGCATGGACATCTCCAAAGGGATGGAGATGGCACAGGGAGCCCCCCCAGAACAACAGAGATCAGGCACAGACACCTCTGAAGTGTCACAGATGCCACAGGGACCTTGCTGGGGCGACTGACATCAGGTAGGAACATCTCCAGAGGGACGGAGATGCCGCAGGAACCCCCATGGGATGATGGGGATTGGGGATGGACACCTCCAAGGTGATGGAGACACCACGGGGACATCCCCCAGGTGGTGGAAATCAGACATGGACATCTCCAGAGGGATGGAGATGCTGCAAAAACCCCCATGAGATGACAAGGATGGGGGACAGACACCTCTAAGGTGATAGAGACACCACGGGGACATTCCCCAGGTGGTGGAAATCAAACATGGGCATCTCCAGAGCTATGGAGATGCTGCAAAACCCCCCATGAGATGGCAGGGATCAGGGACAGACACCTCTAAGGTGATGGAGACACCACAGGAACCTTGCCCTGGTGGTGGAAATCAGGCAGGAACATCTCCAAAGCTATGGAGATGCTGCAAAAACCCCCATGAGATGACAAGGATGGGGGACGGACACCTCTAAGGTGATGGAGACACCATGGGCACATCCCCCAGGTGGTGGAAATCAGGTAGGAACATCTCCAAAATTATGGAGACACTGCAGGAACCCCCATGAAATGATGGGGATCAGGGACGGACACCTCGAAGGTGATGCAGACACCACGGGGACATCCCCCAAGTGGTGGAAATCAGGCAGGAATATCTCCAGAATGACTAAGATGGTGCAAAACCCCCACGGATGATGGGGATCAGGGATGGACACCTCAAGGTGATTGAGACACCACAGGAACATCCCCCAGGTGGTGGAAATCAGGCAGGAATATCTCCAGAATGACTAAGATGGTGCAAAACCCCCACGGATGATGGGGATCAGGGATGGACACCTCGAAGGTGATTGAGACACCACAGGAACATCCCCCAGGTGGTGGAAATCAGGCAGGAACATCTCCAAATGTGTGGAGATGGTGCAAAACCCCCATGGGAtgatggggatggggacgggcCACCTCTAAAGCAGCCTGGATGCCACAGGAACGATGGCGCCACATCACATGGCCACCTCCACCACACAGCCACCCTCCATCCAGGCACCAGAACCTCACCAACACCCAACCCCTGGGCCTACGGGTGTgcaaaaaaactaaaaaaaatcacGGGGaaaggggtgaaaaaaaaaaaaattaaaaaaggaaaaatgttgttaaaaaaaaagccccaaaaacaccacctggggaggggggaggtgCCCAGGtttgggtggggaggggagggaccCCGTTCACAACGCGAGGAGCGAGGGAGAATTCAAGGAGTCCCGAGGACTggtcgctgctgctgctccgcTGATGCGAGGCTCCGCAGGTGGTTCCCTCTGGGTGGGTGAACACAAACGAAGACGTATAGGATGGGTTAGGTGGTCCTGAGGGACCCCcgaagcagcagctggggaagggaccCCTGGGCGCTCGGCTGGAACGGCCCCGGGGGGAGGAAGGTGACGGTCCCCGCCGGCTCTTCCTTGCCCAAGGTGCTCACCTGGGCACCCAAGGAACCGACGTCCTCGTATGGGAGCTTGCAGGCAGGGGCGTGGGCCACCAGGACGAATTCCAGCCGGTCcttctccttctgcagctccGCGATCTCCGACTCCAGCTCcgctttctcctcctccctgctggtCTGTCTcctgcggggagggggcggggggggggggataggGTGAGTAGGGGACCGGGCACACAGTTGTCCCTACcttggggatggggggtgggtCACCATCGCCTGTGGATGCCAGGATGGGGGTGGTTGCCCTCCAGCATGCCCAAGTCAGACGATGTCCCCTGCCCCTGGGGACAGCACTGTCCCCAGGTCCTCCTCCaatgccccctgcccccctcagACATCCCTGGGCATCAGTCTGTCCCCTCTGATGTCCCCAACTCCTGGGGACAGCCTTGGTCCTCTACAATGTCACCATCCCCAGCTCCTGTGACCTTGTCACCTCCCTGCA
Above is a genomic segment from Falco naumanni isolate bFalNau1 unplaced genomic scaffold, bFalNau1.pat scaffold_406_arrow_pat_ctg1, whole genome shotgun sequence containing:
- the LOC121082187 gene encoding LOW QUALITY PROTEIN: protein fosB-like (The sequence of the model RefSeq protein was modified relative to this genomic sequence to represent the inferred CDS: deleted 2 bases in 2 codons), which gives rise to LTPEEEEKRRVRRERNKLAAAKCRNRRRELTDRLQAVSTSREEEKAELESEIAELQKEKDRLEFVLVAHAPACKLPYEDVGSLGAQVSTLGKEEPAGTVTFLPPGPFQPRPRGPFPSCCFGGPSGPPNPSYTSSFVFTHPEGTTCGASHQRSSSSDQPRDSLNSPSLLAL